One stretch of Comamonas testosteroni DNA includes these proteins:
- a CDS encoding Stp1/IreP family PP2C-type Ser/Thr phosphatase translates to MVARADIGQQRLNNEDAVGIHPQLQPWPAAVLADGMGGYNAGEVASTMAVDLIAAAVQHCSDSEDSPDLVAKELADALHMANTAIYAAAQSTPGYSGMGTTVVVALVLAREVLIAHLGDSRAYAWRAGRLQRLTRDHSLVQQDIDAGLITEADAKTSRYGHLVTRALGVMPQVEPELSHWLLQQGDRILLCSDGLTDMLSDASLESLFEENLPLARLKEALIEAANAAGGKDNIGVVLIEQDA, encoded by the coding sequence ATGGTGGCCCGTGCCGATATTGGCCAGCAGCGCCTCAATAACGAGGACGCCGTTGGCATCCATCCCCAGCTTCAGCCATGGCCTGCTGCCGTGTTGGCCGATGGCATGGGCGGCTATAACGCGGGCGAGGTGGCCAGTACCATGGCGGTGGACCTGATTGCGGCGGCAGTACAGCACTGCTCCGATAGTGAGGATTCGCCGGATCTGGTTGCCAAGGAGTTGGCCGACGCCCTGCACATGGCCAATACGGCCATCTATGCTGCCGCGCAATCCACGCCCGGCTACAGTGGCATGGGCACCACGGTGGTGGTCGCCCTCGTGCTGGCACGTGAGGTGCTGATCGCGCATCTGGGCGACTCCAGGGCCTACGCCTGGCGTGCCGGTCGGCTGCAGCGCCTGACGCGGGATCACTCCCTGGTACAGCAGGATATCGATGCAGGCCTGATCACCGAGGCAGATGCCAAGACCTCTCGCTACGGTCATCTGGTGACAAGAGCGCTGGGTGTGATGCCCCAGGTGGAGCCCGAGCTCAGTCACTGGCTGCTGCAGCAGGGAGATCGCATTTTGCTGTGTTCGGACGGCCTGACCGATATGCTGAGCGACGCCAGTCTTGAATCCCTGTTCGAGGAAAACCTGCCGCTGGCGCGATTGAAGGAGGCCTTGATCGAAGCGGCCAACGCCGCGGGCGGCAAGGACAATATCGGTGTGGTGCTGATCGAGCAGGACGCCTGA
- a CDS encoding LysE family translocator, which produces MSSSLLAMGIFTLVGAITPGPVNVLALRHGAARSRLACACYVLGASGSYAAVVWAMGQGAHWLMQALPHLSTAAEWLCAAYLLWLAWRLANAPVETPVTEAQRHNDSARMLQLLLQGVAVQALNPKAWLVALAGIGLFVLPQANRAMAQWQFCTMSLLACLIGVGCWALLGQWLSGWLQTPLRQRRFYRLLALLLVASVAAMLA; this is translated from the coding sequence ATGTCCTCCTCACTGCTCGCCATGGGCATCTTCACCCTCGTCGGAGCCATCACCCCCGGCCCGGTCAACGTGCTGGCCCTTCGCCACGGCGCAGCAAGGTCCCGCCTGGCCTGTGCCTGCTATGTGCTGGGCGCCAGCGGAAGCTATGCCGCTGTGGTCTGGGCCATGGGCCAGGGTGCCCATTGGCTGATGCAAGCCCTGCCGCACCTGTCCACTGCGGCCGAGTGGCTGTGCGCCGCCTATCTGCTATGGCTGGCCTGGCGGCTGGCCAATGCGCCCGTGGAGACTCCTGTCACTGAAGCGCAGAGGCACAACGATTCGGCCCGCATGCTCCAGCTTCTGCTGCAGGGGGTGGCCGTCCAGGCCCTCAACCCCAAGGCCTGGCTGGTGGCGCTGGCCGGTATCGGCCTGTTCGTGCTGCCTCAGGCCAATAGGGCCATGGCGCAGTGGCAGTTCTGTACCATGTCACTGCTGGCCTGCCTGATCGGTGTGGGCTGCTGGGCGCTGCTGGGCCAGTGGCTGTCGGGCTGGCTGCAGACACCGCTCCGCCAGCGGCGGTTTTACCGGCTGCTGGCCCTGCTGCTGGTGGCCAGCGTGGCGGCCATGCTGGCATGA
- a CDS encoding aromatic amino acid transaminase: protein MTTASASVFAHVPSYPGDPILSLMEAFQQDARADKVSLSIGLYFDEQGRLPVLNCVRQAAQALAGHIIPCGYLPIEGICEYRQLVQNLVFGADHEAVHAKRIATLQTLGGSGALKVGADFIKHYFPDAEIWISDPTWENHLAIFEGAGLHTHSYPYYDPATGGLRFDAMLDTLRGIPSGSVVLLHASCHNPTGVDLSREQWQQLIPVIVGRGLIPFVDMAYQGFGDGIDDDAWSVRALAAAGAQAFVANSFSKNFSLYGERVGGLSVVCNDAATASNVLGQLKATVRRNYSSPPTQGARLVQQVLQSAELSQLWVEELAEMRGRIKDMRAQLQQALHERFGERRDFGFLLSQRGMFSYTGIPEPQVNRLREEHGVYLIRSGRMCMSGLSRANVQHVADSIAHVLA from the coding sequence ATGACGACTGCCTCAGCCTCCGTTTTCGCCCATGTCCCCTCCTACCCCGGCGACCCCATACTCTCGCTGATGGAAGCCTTCCAGCAGGATGCACGCGCCGACAAGGTCAGCCTGAGCATCGGCCTGTACTTCGACGAGCAGGGCCGCCTGCCCGTGCTCAACTGCGTGCGCCAGGCCGCCCAGGCCCTGGCAGGGCACATCATCCCCTGCGGCTATCTGCCCATCGAAGGCATTTGCGAGTATCGCCAACTGGTGCAGAACCTGGTGTTCGGTGCCGACCACGAGGCCGTGCACGCAAAGCGCATCGCCACACTGCAGACCTTGGGTGGCTCTGGCGCGCTCAAGGTCGGCGCCGATTTCATCAAGCACTATTTCCCCGATGCCGAGATCTGGATCAGCGACCCGACCTGGGAGAACCACCTGGCCATCTTCGAAGGTGCAGGTCTGCACACGCACAGCTACCCCTACTACGACCCGGCCACGGGCGGCCTGCGTTTCGATGCCATGCTGGATACGCTGCGCGGCATCCCCTCGGGCAGCGTGGTGCTGCTGCATGCGAGCTGTCACAACCCCACGGGCGTGGACCTGTCACGCGAGCAGTGGCAGCAGCTGATTCCCGTGATCGTCGGGCGCGGCCTGATCCCCTTTGTCGACATGGCCTACCAGGGCTTCGGCGACGGGATCGATGACGACGCCTGGTCCGTGCGCGCTCTGGCTGCTGCCGGTGCCCAGGCCTTTGTGGCCAATTCGTTCTCAAAGAACTTCTCGTTGTACGGCGAACGCGTGGGCGGCCTGAGCGTGGTCTGCAACGACGCGGCCACGGCCTCCAATGTGTTGGGCCAGCTCAAGGCCACGGTACGCCGCAACTATTCCTCGCCGCCCACCCAGGGCGCGCGCCTGGTGCAGCAGGTGTTGCAGTCTGCCGAGCTCAGCCAGTTGTGGGTCGAGGAGCTGGCAGAGATGCGCGGCCGCATCAAGGACATGCGCGCCCAGCTGCAGCAAGCGCTGCACGAGCGCTTCGGCGAGCGCCGTGACTTCGGCTTTCTACTGAGCCAGCGCGGCATGTTCAGCTACACCGGCATCCCCGAACCCCAGGTCAACCGCCTGCGTGAGGAGCACGGTGTCTACCTGATCCGCTCGGGCCGGATGTGCATGTCGGGCCTGTCTCGGGCCAATGTGCAGCATGTGGCCGACTCCATCGCACACGTGCTGGCCTGA
- a CDS encoding Lrp/AsnC family transcriptional regulator has product MQGELDKTDRLLVHALQDNARLTSGELAQRVNLSQSPSWRRIKHLEDEGVITGYHAALDRRAVGFGVLAFVMVAIDHQNEESSLNFEKAVCAIPEVVMFHGISGPEDFLLVIVARDLDAYSDLLQRKLHRLPGVRQVHTHFSLQEFKGRIGGLPVPL; this is encoded by the coding sequence ATGCAAGGTGAGCTTGACAAGACCGACCGTTTGCTGGTCCACGCGCTGCAGGACAACGCACGGCTGACTTCCGGCGAGCTGGCGCAGCGAGTCAATCTGTCGCAGTCGCCTTCATGGCGGCGCATCAAGCATCTCGAGGACGAGGGCGTGATCACCGGCTATCACGCTGCGCTGGACCGGCGGGCCGTGGGCTTTGGCGTGCTGGCCTTTGTGATGGTGGCGATCGATCACCAGAACGAAGAGTCGTCGCTGAACTTCGAGAAGGCCGTGTGCGCTATTCCCGAGGTGGTGATGTTCCACGGCATCTCGGGTCCCGAGGACTTTTTGCTGGTCATCGTGGCCCGCGATCTCGATGCTTATTCGGACCTGCTGCAACGCAAGCTGCACCGCCTGCCGGGCGTGCGCCAGGTGCACACGCATTTCTCGCTGCAGGAGTTCAAGGGGCGCATAGGAGGCCTGCCGGTGCCGCTGTGA
- a CDS encoding RidA family protein: protein MKQVIDIGLPPLKQPFSWAVKAGGSMLFTAHGPVREDGSIDTGTIAEQARLTFANLRRAVHAANGTLADVTQVLIYMTEVGDMPVIDAVYREFFDAPYPNRSSMGVAALVVPGMKIEIVAYAMLP from the coding sequence ATGAAGCAAGTGATTGATATAGGCCTGCCGCCACTCAAGCAGCCCTTCTCCTGGGCCGTCAAGGCCGGCGGCAGCATGCTGTTCACGGCCCATGGTCCCGTGCGCGAGGACGGAAGCATAGACACCGGCACCATAGCGGAGCAGGCGCGCCTGACATTTGCCAACCTGCGCCGAGCCGTGCACGCGGCCAATGGCACGCTCGCCGACGTGACACAGGTGCTCATCTACATGACCGAGGTAGGCGACATGCCTGTGATCGACGCCGTGTATCGCGAGTTCTTCGATGCCCCCTACCCCAACCGCTCCAGCATGGGCGTGGCCGCGCTCGTCGTGCCGGGCATGAAGATCGAAATCGTGGCCTACGCCATGCTACCCTGA
- the kynB gene encoding arylformamidase: MTRQIWDISPAIHPAAPVFPGDTPYSQEWVASIGPGCPVNVSAIHLSPHVGAHADAPLHYDAQGAAIGAVDLDAFLGPCRVIHAIGCGPLIEWRHIAHAIDAGLPGRVLVRTYEKAPTGWDADLAAYAPETVQKLADLGVRLIGIDTASIDPATSKSLDSHMVIRQRGLRVLENLVLDEVGEGDYELIALPLKLTEADASPVRAVLRSLL; the protein is encoded by the coding sequence ATGACACGCCAGATCTGGGATATTTCTCCTGCCATCCATCCTGCCGCACCGGTGTTTCCGGGCGACACGCCCTATAGCCAGGAATGGGTGGCCAGCATTGGCCCGGGCTGCCCGGTCAATGTCAGCGCCATTCATCTCTCGCCCCATGTGGGCGCGCATGCCGATGCGCCCCTGCACTACGATGCGCAGGGCGCGGCCATTGGCGCCGTCGATCTGGATGCCTTTCTTGGCCCCTGCCGCGTGATCCACGCCATAGGCTGCGGGCCGTTGATCGAATGGCGTCACATAGCGCATGCCATCGATGCCGGCCTGCCCGGGCGTGTGCTAGTGCGCACCTACGAGAAAGCGCCCACCGGCTGGGATGCCGACCTCGCCGCCTATGCCCCCGAGACCGTGCAAAAGCTGGCCGACCTGGGCGTCAGGCTGATCGGCATAGACACAGCCAGCATCGACCCCGCCACCAGCAAGAGCCTGGACAGCCATATGGTGATCCGCCAGCGCGGCCTGCGCGTGCTCGAGAACCTGGTGCTCGACGAGGTCGGCGAAGGCGACTATGAGCTGATCGCTCTGCCGCTCAAGCTCACCGAAGCCGATGCCTCGCCGGTGCGTGCCGTGTTGCGCAGCCTGCTCTGA
- a CDS encoding amino acid permease — protein MPAFEEIVQRESGLKQQLSAGQMTMIAIGGAVGTGLFLGSGFAIGFAGPSVLISYAVGAVISLLLMGCLAEMTVAHPTSGSFGAYAEHYIAPIAGFLVRYAYWAAVVLAVGTEVTAIGLYMGYWFPEVPRWTWVVLFSALLIGVNMMSVKAFGAVEYSFSLVKIVAIVAFILIGAWVVFGTRPAGVGFGNYVNNGGFFPNGAWGTWVGVIIAIFSYLSIEMIAVAAGEAKDPQRAVTSAFRSTMVRLVVFYLTTIALMLAIVPWATAGKEGSPFVKVMEIIGIPGAASVINFVVLVAALSAMNSQLYITTRMMFSLARAGHAPAVLGRVNSRGVPLPALLLSCLGIAVATLFNIVNPEQSFMLMMAVSMFGAMFTWFMIFVTHLFFRTRRARQGAAPLAFRMWGFPALTLLGAALMLAALVSTLFTDIFRLTLLTGVPFLLLLAAVYGLWYRKPTAAATAAQTIV, from the coding sequence ATGCCGGCCTTTGAGGAAATCGTCCAGCGAGAGTCTGGACTCAAGCAACAACTGTCCGCAGGACAGATGACCATGATCGCCATCGGCGGTGCCGTCGGCACCGGCCTGTTCCTGGGCAGCGGCTTCGCCATAGGCTTTGCCGGGCCTAGCGTGCTCATCAGCTATGCCGTCGGCGCCGTGATCTCGCTGTTGCTCATGGGCTGCCTGGCCGAGATGACCGTGGCCCACCCGACCTCTGGCTCGTTCGGCGCCTATGCAGAGCACTACATCGCGCCCATCGCCGGCTTTCTCGTGCGCTATGCCTACTGGGCAGCCGTGGTGCTGGCCGTGGGCACCGAGGTGACGGCCATAGGCCTGTACATGGGCTACTGGTTCCCCGAAGTGCCGCGCTGGACCTGGGTGGTACTGTTCTCGGCCCTGCTGATAGGCGTGAACATGATGAGTGTCAAGGCCTTCGGTGCCGTGGAGTACAGTTTCTCCCTGGTAAAGATCGTGGCCATCGTGGCCTTCATACTGATCGGCGCCTGGGTCGTCTTCGGCACTCGGCCCGCCGGCGTGGGTTTTGGCAACTACGTCAACAACGGTGGCTTCTTCCCCAACGGTGCCTGGGGAACCTGGGTGGGCGTGATCATCGCCATCTTTAGCTACCTGAGCATCGAAATGATCGCCGTCGCTGCAGGCGAAGCCAAGGACCCGCAACGCGCCGTCACCAGTGCCTTTCGCTCCACCATGGTGCGCCTGGTGGTTTTCTACCTGACCACCATCGCGCTGATGCTGGCCATCGTGCCCTGGGCCACGGCTGGCAAGGAAGGCAGCCCCTTTGTAAAGGTGATGGAGATCATCGGTATCCCGGGCGCGGCCAGCGTGATCAACTTCGTGGTGCTCGTCGCCGCACTGTCGGCCATGAACAGCCAGCTCTACATCACCACACGCATGATGTTCAGCCTCGCGCGCGCCGGCCATGCGCCCGCCGTGCTGGGACGCGTCAACTCGCGCGGCGTGCCCCTGCCAGCGCTGCTGCTGTCCTGCCTGGGAATTGCCGTGGCCACGCTGTTCAATATCGTGAACCCCGAGCAGTCCTTCATGCTGATGATGGCCGTGTCCATGTTCGGAGCCATGTTCACCTGGTTCATGATCTTCGTGACCCACCTGTTCTTCCGCACCCGCCGCGCACGCCAAGGCGCTGCGCCGCTGGCCTTCCGCATGTGGGGCTTCCCGGCGCTGACACTGCTCGGTGCCGCACTCATGCTGGCCGCGCTGGTGTCCACGCTGTTCACAGACATATTCCGCCTCACGCTGCTGACCGGCGTGCCTTTCTTGCTGCTGCTGGCTGCCGTCTATGGACTGTGGTATCGCAAGCCCACCGCAGCGGCCACTGCGGCCCAGACCATTGTCTAG
- the kynU gene encoding kynureninase, with amino-acid sequence MTTLQDCQALDTQDPLRALRERFALPQGVIYLDGNSLGAQPKAAAARVAEVVTQEWGQDLITSWNKAGWITLPERLGNQFAPWLGVGQGELVFTDTTSINLYKVLSAAARIAREDAPGRKKLISERSNFPTDLYIAQSVCQEYGLELVLLEPEEIAGALQTDVAISMLTHVNYRTGAMHDMAAVTAAAHAKGILCVWDLCHSAGAVPVDLKGADADFAVGCSYKYLNGGPGAPAFVWAHPRLINRFWQPLSGWFGHAEPFKFVPDYHPAQGIQRYLCGTQPMISMSVLQCGVDIYTEAEAFGGMTALRKKSLALTDLFIQLVQERCQGHGLGLATPREHAARGSQVCLTREEGLGLDGQGSGAYAIVQALIARGVIGDFRKGDGGTGRHKDILRFGFTPLYVGFADVWNAVEHLRQVLESGEWQRPEFNTVHAVT; translated from the coding sequence ATGACCACTTTGCAAGACTGCCAGGCTCTGGACACCCAGGACCCGCTGCGCGCGCTGCGCGAGCGCTTTGCCCTGCCCCAGGGCGTGATCTACCTGGACGGCAACTCCCTGGGCGCCCAGCCCAAGGCCGCCGCCGCGCGTGTGGCCGAAGTGGTGACGCAGGAATGGGGCCAGGACCTCATCACCTCCTGGAACAAGGCCGGCTGGATCACGCTGCCCGAGCGCCTGGGCAACCAGTTCGCACCCTGGCTGGGCGTGGGCCAGGGCGAGCTGGTGTTCACCGACACCACCTCCATCAATCTCTACAAGGTGCTGAGCGCTGCCGCACGCATCGCCCGCGAAGATGCGCCCGGCCGCAAGAAGCTGATCAGCGAGCGCAGCAACTTCCCCACCGATCTCTATATCGCCCAGTCCGTCTGCCAGGAATACGGCCTGGAGCTGGTGCTGCTCGAGCCCGAGGAAATCGCCGGCGCGCTGCAGACCGATGTGGCGATCTCCATGCTCACCCATGTCAACTACCGCACGGGTGCCATGCACGATATGGCAGCCGTGACGGCCGCCGCCCATGCCAAAGGCATTCTCTGCGTCTGGGATCTGTGCCACAGTGCAGGTGCCGTGCCCGTGGACCTCAAGGGCGCCGATGCCGACTTCGCCGTGGGCTGCAGCTACAAATACCTCAACGGCGGCCCCGGTGCGCCGGCCTTTGTCTGGGCGCATCCTCGCCTGATCAACCGCTTCTGGCAACCGCTGTCGGGCTGGTTCGGCCACGCCGAGCCCTTCAAGTTCGTGCCCGACTACCACCCCGCCCAGGGTATCCAGCGCTATCTCTGCGGCACCCAGCCCATGATCAGCATGAGCGTGCTGCAGTGCGGTGTCGACATCTATACCGAGGCCGAGGCTTTCGGCGGCATGACCGCGCTGCGCAAGAAATCGCTGGCGCTGACCGATCTGTTCATCCAGCTCGTGCAAGAGCGCTGCCAGGGCCATGGCCTGGGTCTGGCGACACCGCGCGAGCATGCGGCACGCGGCTCCCAGGTCTGCCTGACCCGGGAGGAAGGCCTGGGCCTGGACGGCCAGGGCAGCGGCGCCTACGCGATTGTCCAGGCGCTGATTGCACGCGGCGTGATCGGCGACTTCCGCAAGGGCGACGGCGGCACGGGCAGGCACAAGGACATTCTGCGCTTCGGCTTCACGCCGCTGTATGTGGGCTTTGCCGATGTCTGGAATGCCGTCGAGCATCTGCGCCAGGTACTGGAATCGGGCGAATGGCAACGGCCCGAGTTCAATACCGTGCACGCCGTGACCTGA
- a CDS encoding AraC family transcriptional regulator, which yields MTTSPHRFHRHPAAPWAELRESTPSPHCFRLHMHAEYSIGIVDAGCTVFHHAHGPQPIEAGGVVLLEPGAWHACNPEPGAPWAYRMLFVDADWLHARLGVTAMRFAQRALADANIACLVDSLCRPVNGPTAARRLALGLERLMARCAEPAAAPLHANSAELQAALRRLHAEPDAGITVQSLAQECGMSATRFIRRFKAATGMTPGSYRLNLRLNGARRLLAQGEPLASVAQQMGFADQAHMQRAFKAHHALTPGNYAAMPR from the coding sequence ATGACTACCTCGCCACACCGCTTTCACCGCCACCCAGCCGCCCCCTGGGCCGAGCTGCGAGAGAGCACACCTTCGCCACATTGTTTCCGGCTGCACATGCATGCCGAGTATTCGATAGGCATCGTCGATGCGGGCTGCACCGTCTTCCACCATGCGCATGGACCGCAGCCCATCGAAGCCGGAGGCGTAGTACTGCTAGAGCCCGGTGCCTGGCATGCCTGCAATCCCGAGCCCGGCGCCCCCTGGGCCTACCGCATGCTGTTCGTCGATGCTGACTGGCTGCACGCGCGGCTGGGCGTCACCGCGATGCGCTTTGCGCAGCGGGCGCTTGCCGACGCGAACATTGCCTGCCTGGTGGACAGCCTGTGCCGTCCCGTCAACGGACCGACCGCGGCGCGGCGACTGGCCCTGGGATTGGAGCGGTTGATGGCCCGCTGTGCTGAACCTGCTGCAGCGCCTTTGCACGCCAATAGTGCCGAACTCCAAGCCGCTTTGAGGCGCCTGCATGCAGAGCCCGATGCCGGGATCACCGTGCAGTCCCTGGCCCAGGAATGCGGCATGAGCGCCACGCGCTTCATCCGCCGCTTCAAGGCCGCCACGGGCATGACTCCCGGCAGCTACCGGCTCAATCTGCGCCTCAACGGAGCTCGCCGCCTGCTGGCCCAGGGCGAGCCCCTGGCCTCGGTCGCGCAACAGATGGGCTTTGCCGACCAGGCCCATATGCAGCGCGCCTTCAAGGCCCACCATGCGCTGACCCCCGGCAACTACGCCGCGATGCCGCGCTGA
- a CDS encoding amino acid permease has product MANFDSIQQRETGLQQHLNSAQMTMIAIGGAIGTGLFMGSAFAIGFAGPSVLISYAIGAFIGLLLMGCLAEMTVAHPTSGSFGAYAEHYISPLAGFVVRYAYWGAVVLAVGMEVTAVGKYMAYWFPAVDPWIWVALFSVLLAAVNATSVKAFGQVEYWFSMVKVIAIVAFILVAAYVVFGTRPEGVGFDNYFVDGGFFPNGWWGTWVGVIVAIFSYLSLESIAIAAGEAQNPKQAVTRAFRTTVLRLVLFYLLSLALMLAVVPWSHAGTDKSPFVKVMEILQIPGAAAALNFVVLLASLSAMNSQLYVTSRMMFSLSRGGYAPKGLSKLSKSGVPLGAIAVSCLGMAVAMVLNVLKPEQSLELMMSIAMFGAMFAWFMVFVTHLFFRPRWQREHPGQKLEFRMWGFPVLTLVGALLMAGVIITTLFTKEFHTTVLVGVPFLIVLVLVYALWYRKKKVAP; this is encoded by the coding sequence ATGGCCAACTTTGACAGTATTCAGCAACGCGAGACAGGCTTGCAGCAGCACCTGAACTCCGCCCAGATGACCATGATCGCCATCGGCGGCGCCATCGGCACAGGCCTCTTCATGGGCAGCGCCTTTGCCATCGGCTTTGCCGGCCCCAGCGTGCTCATCAGCTACGCCATCGGCGCCTTCATCGGCCTGCTGCTCATGGGATGCCTGGCCGAGATGACCGTGGCCCACCCCACCTCGGGCTCCTTCGGTGCCTACGCCGAGCACTACATCAGTCCGCTGGCCGGCTTTGTGGTGCGCTATGCCTACTGGGGTGCCGTGGTGCTGGCCGTGGGCATGGAGGTCACGGCCGTGGGCAAGTACATGGCTTACTGGTTCCCGGCCGTGGACCCCTGGATCTGGGTGGCGCTGTTCTCGGTCCTGCTGGCCGCCGTCAATGCCACCAGCGTCAAGGCTTTCGGCCAGGTCGAGTACTGGTTTTCCATGGTCAAGGTGATTGCCATCGTGGCTTTTATCCTGGTTGCGGCCTATGTGGTCTTCGGCACGCGCCCCGAGGGCGTGGGCTTCGACAACTACTTTGTCGACGGCGGCTTCTTCCCCAACGGCTGGTGGGGCACCTGGGTGGGCGTGATCGTGGCCATCTTCAGCTATCTGAGCCTGGAATCCATTGCCATTGCTGCCGGCGAGGCCCAGAACCCCAAGCAGGCCGTGACCCGCGCCTTCCGCACCACGGTACTGCGCCTGGTGCTGTTCTATCTGCTGTCGCTGGCCCTGATGCTGGCCGTCGTGCCCTGGAGCCATGCAGGCACCGACAAGAGCCCCTTCGTCAAGGTGATGGAGATTTTGCAGATCCCCGGCGCGGCTGCGGCGCTCAACTTCGTGGTGCTGCTGGCCTCGCTGTCGGCCATGAACAGCCAGCTCTACGTCACCTCGCGCATGATGTTCAGCCTCTCGCGCGGCGGCTATGCCCCCAAGGGGCTGAGCAAGCTCAGCAAAAGCGGCGTGCCGCTGGGCGCGATTGCCGTCTCCTGCCTGGGCATGGCCGTGGCCATGGTGCTCAATGTGCTCAAGCCCGAGCAGTCGCTGGAGCTGATGATGTCTATCGCCATGTTCGGCGCCATGTTTGCCTGGTTCATGGTGTTCGTGACCCATCTGTTCTTCCGCCCGCGCTGGCAGCGCGAGCATCCGGGCCAGAAGCTGGAGTTCCGCATGTGGGGCTTTCCCGTGCTGACCCTGGTCGGGGCGCTGCTGATGGCGGGCGTGATCATCACCACGCTGTTTACCAAGGAGTTCCACACCACCGTGCTGGTGGGCGTGCCGTTTCTGATCGTGCTGGTACTGGTCTATGCTCTTTGGTATAGGAAGAAGAAGGTGGCCCCCTGA
- a CDS encoding SLC13 family permease, whose product MYMFISALPVATVIAVLLAGWRSLHAAALGVAVALLVIAAAFAQPASAWLAAGMHWAPVLLEVLLIVAGGLLLSEVLRASGAQKALADWLLARAGSGTGAVLLVVHGITPFAESVTGFGVGVTIGIPLLAHFGLSPRKVVLIGLLGLCAVPWGSMGPGTLVAATMAGLPFKELGQASALVSVIPFVITGMAAAALASAPGRRWPALLQGLLSGLSLTAAVALMNTLAGTAPAGALGALLVVGWHLLRLRVSRADAGKPPLSAPGRRALAAYALLLGGVLAAAALLRVLDLPAAWHGLASPGLWLLVAAAFFTRCRPARPSLAKVWRSWLQVAPVTALFIVLGVLMAVSGMAAQLAQALAGSGPLYLLAAPFVGALGGFVTGSNTGANAMFAATQAEIALALGAPLLPFMAVHNVSASLLLMASPGKVEMAVQLLAQGAAQRRWVQQSVLMLDLAAVALMGVLNWSWARA is encoded by the coding sequence ATGTACATGTTTATCAGTGCCTTGCCCGTGGCCACCGTCATCGCCGTCCTGCTGGCGGGCTGGCGCTCGCTGCATGCCGCAGCGCTGGGCGTGGCGGTGGCGCTGCTGGTGATTGCCGCAGCCTTTGCGCAGCCCGCTTCAGCATGGCTGGCCGCGGGCATGCACTGGGCGCCGGTGCTGCTGGAAGTGCTGCTGATCGTGGCCGGCGGGCTGCTGCTGTCCGAGGTGCTGCGCGCGTCGGGAGCGCAGAAGGCCCTGGCCGACTGGCTGCTGGCCAGGGCCGGCAGCGGCACGGGCGCCGTGCTGCTGGTGGTGCATGGCATCACGCCGTTTGCCGAGTCGGTCACCGGCTTTGGCGTGGGCGTGACCATAGGCATACCGCTGCTCGCCCACTTCGGGCTGTCGCCGCGCAAGGTGGTGCTGATCGGCCTGCTGGGCCTTTGCGCCGTTCCCTGGGGCTCCATGGGGCCGGGGACTCTGGTGGCGGCCACCATGGCAGGTCTGCCGTTCAAGGAACTGGGTCAGGCTTCGGCCCTGGTCAGCGTGATTCCGTTTGTCATCACCGGCATGGCGGCGGCGGCTCTGGCGAGTGCGCCGGGGCGTCGCTGGCCGGCTCTGCTGCAGGGCCTGCTGTCGGGTCTGTCTCTGACGGCGGCCGTGGCCTTGATGAATACCCTTGCCGGCACGGCGCCCGCGGGGGCGCTCGGTGCTTTGCTGGTTGTGGGCTGGCATCTGCTGCGCCTGCGCGTGTCGCGGGCGGACGCGGGCAAGCCGCCCCTGAGCGCACCGGGGCGGCGTGCGCTGGCCGCCTATGCGCTGCTGCTGGGCGGCGTGCTGGCGGCCGCAGCGCTGCTGCGCGTCCTGGATCTGCCTGCTGCCTGGCATGGGCTGGCTTCGCCGGGACTGTGGCTGTTGGTGGCGGCAGCTTTTTTCACGCGATGTCGGCCGGCGCGCCCATCGCTGGCAAAGGTCTGGCGCTCCTGGCTGCAGGTGGCACCGGTCACGGCGCTGTTCATTGTGCTGGGCGTGCTGATGGCGGTTTCGGGCATGGCCGCGCAGCTGGCGCAGGCGCTGGCCGGCAGCGGGCCGCTGTATCTGCTGGCTGCACCGTTTGTGGGAGCGCTGGGCGGCTTTGTGACCGGCTCCAATACCGGGGCCAATGCCATGTTTGCGGCCACGCAGGCCGAGATCGCCCTTGCACTGGGCGCGCCGCTGCTGCCATTCATGGCGGTGCACAACGTCAGTGCCTCGCTGCTGCTCATGGCTTCGCCCGGCAAGGTGGAGATGGCGGTGCAACTGCTGGCGCAAGGCGCTGCCCAGCGGCGCTGGGTGCAGCAAAGCGTGCTGATGCTGGACCTGGCCGCCGTGGCGCTGATGGGCGTACTCAATTGGAGCTGGGCGCGGGCCTGA